Proteins from one Streptomyces sp. NBC_00390 genomic window:
- a CDS encoding TOMM precursor leader peptide-binding protein, with product MNSLGQRIGFRRHLTTAVVPGEATYLVSEQGVTAIEGEAIAVLAPLLDGSRDLPALVRDTQGVLSVRELGLLLGKLKQANLITGSSAPLECDPASQDAAAFWEAGGLEAARARSALSEGMVRLVDLRALGAPPARDAFHAAGVAISDPGGCGPAGLTVVLCDDYLLPQLQDIDAAQRRSGRPWMLAKPHGVEPWVGPVFQPGEGACWHCMAHRLSHHRRPEQHVGAALGLPVPPAPPRAAIAASRSLAFQTIAIEAAKWIAGYRSTNQSAIRVLDTLELGIQAHQVARRPQCPQCGDPRLVGDRVQRPIVLTSRPKKTLSGNGHRALTPEQVLERYEHLVGRVTGVVTGLQRAPGGPDFLNSYYSGPNPALPSGSLAAFRSGLRCQSGGKGVTALDAKVGALCEAVERYSATLHGDEPSVRGRFAELADSAVHPNECQLYHERQYPERRRWNAVQPPFQYICDPFDEDADIDWTPVWSLTRGRHRLLPTRMLYFSAPPASGPCFALADSNGNAAGSSLEDAVLQGFFEIVERDAVALWWYNRTSQPAVDIDSFTDPWIDEMRAQYAMLNREFWVLDLTSDLGIPAMVAVSRRIDKPEEDIMFGFGCHFDPGIALRRALTELNQLLASVLQPPADDPVLADWCARRTVENQPYLAPDPLVPARRRTDYPYTLRSDLLDDVHAAEQLLRARGLELLVLDQTRPDLGLPAVKVMVPGMRHFWARFGAGRLYDVPVQLGRRTSPIAYEELNPIPLFV from the coding sequence GTGAATTCCCTCGGGCAGCGGATCGGGTTCAGGAGACATCTCACGACCGCCGTAGTACCGGGCGAGGCGACCTATCTGGTCTCCGAGCAGGGTGTCACCGCGATCGAGGGCGAGGCCATCGCGGTCCTCGCGCCCCTACTGGACGGCAGCAGGGATCTGCCCGCTCTCGTGCGGGACACCCAGGGCGTGCTGTCCGTGCGAGAACTCGGACTGCTCCTGGGAAAGCTGAAGCAGGCCAATCTGATCACCGGCAGCTCGGCGCCGCTCGAGTGTGACCCGGCCTCCCAGGACGCCGCGGCCTTCTGGGAGGCCGGTGGTCTCGAGGCGGCACGTGCGAGATCCGCGCTGTCCGAGGGCATGGTCCGGCTCGTGGACCTCCGCGCCCTCGGCGCGCCGCCCGCCCGGGACGCCTTCCACGCCGCCGGGGTCGCGATCAGCGACCCCGGCGGCTGTGGTCCGGCGGGCCTCACGGTCGTCCTGTGCGACGACTATCTCCTGCCTCAGCTCCAGGACATCGACGCAGCTCAGCGCCGCAGCGGCCGCCCGTGGATGCTGGCGAAACCGCATGGCGTGGAACCATGGGTCGGGCCGGTGTTCCAGCCCGGCGAAGGGGCCTGCTGGCACTGCATGGCGCACCGGCTGAGCCATCACCGCCGGCCCGAGCAGCATGTCGGCGCGGCCCTCGGGCTGCCCGTGCCACCCGCGCCGCCGCGTGCGGCGATCGCGGCGAGCCGCTCGCTGGCCTTCCAGACGATCGCCATCGAGGCGGCGAAGTGGATCGCCGGGTACCGCAGCACCAACCAGTCGGCGATCCGGGTGCTGGACACCCTGGAGCTCGGCATCCAGGCCCATCAGGTCGCCAGGCGCCCCCAGTGCCCGCAGTGCGGCGACCCCCGGCTGGTCGGGGATCGGGTCCAGCGGCCGATCGTCCTGACCTCGCGCCCCAAGAAGACCCTGAGCGGCAACGGTCACCGTGCGCTCACTCCCGAGCAGGTCCTGGAGCGTTACGAGCACCTGGTGGGCCGGGTCACCGGTGTGGTCACGGGGCTGCAGCGTGCGCCCGGCGGACCCGATTTCCTCAACTCGTACTACTCGGGCCCCAATCCGGCGCTGCCCAGCGGTTCGCTCGCTGCCTTCCGCTCCGGGCTGCGCTGCCAGAGCGGAGGCAAGGGCGTCACCGCGCTCGATGCCAAGGTCGGCGCGCTCTGTGAGGCGGTGGAACGCTACTCCGCGACACTCCACGGCGACGAACCCAGCGTCCGGGGACGGTTCGCCGAACTGGCCGACAGCGCGGTCCATCCCAACGAGTGCCAGCTCTACCACGAGCGCCAGTATCCGGAGCGGCGGCGGTGGAACGCCGTACAGCCGCCGTTCCAGTACATCTGCGACCCGTTCGACGAGGATGCCGACATCGACTGGACGCCGGTCTGGTCGCTCACGCGGGGCAGACACCGGCTGCTGCCTACGCGGATGCTGTACTTCTCCGCCCCGCCGGCGAGCGGGCCGTGCTTCGCCCTCGCCGACTCCAACGGCAACGCCGCGGGCAGCAGTCTCGAGGACGCCGTGCTGCAGGGCTTCTTCGAGATCGTGGAACGCGACGCGGTGGCCCTGTGGTGGTACAACCGCACCAGCCAGCCCGCGGTCGACATCGACTCGTTCACCGACCCGTGGATCGACGAGATGCGGGCCCAGTACGCCATGCTGAACCGGGAGTTCTGGGTGCTCGACCTCACCTCCGACCTCGGCATCCCGGCGATGGTGGCCGTCTCCCGGCGGATCGACAAGCCGGAGGAGGACATCATGTTCGGCTTCGGCTGCCACTTCGACCCGGGAATCGCGCTGCGCAGGGCGCTCACGGAGCTCAACCAGCTTCTGGCGTCGGTGCTGCAGCCGCCTGCGGACGACCCCGTGCTCGCGGACTGGTGCGCGCGCCGCACCGTCGAGAACCAGCCGTACCTGGCACCCGACCCGCTGGTTCCCGCCAGGCGCCGAACCGACTACCCGTACACCCTGCGGTCCGATCTCCTCGACGATGTCCACGCCGCTGAGCAACTGCTGCGCGCCCGCGGCCTGGAGCTCCTGGTCCTCGACCAGACCCGGCCCGACCTGGGCCTTCCCGCGGTCAAGGTCATGGTGCCGGGGATGCGGCACTTCTGGGCACGGTTCGGGGCGGGACGGCTCTACGACGTACCGGTGCAGCTCGGCCGACGTACCTCCCCCATCGCCTATGAAGAGCTCAACCCCATACCACTGTTTGTCTAG
- a CDS encoding sensor histidine kinase: MSDVEHAQETQHAETQHVLGPDHRAPLMDRRGSNDAGLAPKIAQAILLVALGSVLAAATLHLLAVQQHLLQLAVGTAALLGMFASQVVLSAPRRVRLERGHQYLILAVQVMLTYPPILLLGTAWVGLTGFLAGSLLLTLRAPWSWLVSVVAVVSTMGLTTAWSEMALLDVAYVGVSTVMIASLVYGLTALTEMVLRLRSAQQEIARLAVEQERLRFARDLHDLLGYSLSAITLRSELTLRLVDQHPARAREELATVLDISRQALADTRQVARSYRHMSFSTELASACSVFGAAGIDVEVDCGLSEVPDAVGTVLATVLREGITNVLRHSVVQRCRISVRKSGEEAVVLTVVNDGVAGDGDRPSSHDGGSGIGNLSARVCAVGGRLSAGIKEDGCFHLMAEVPLHCRDSRWMLRPPKVRTPSRPSVV, encoded by the coding sequence ATGTCTGACGTGGAACACGCCCAGGAGACACAACACGCGGAGACACAGCACGTGCTCGGCCCGGACCACCGAGCACCGCTCATGGACCGGCGCGGCTCGAACGACGCGGGTCTGGCACCCAAGATCGCCCAGGCGATTCTGCTGGTGGCGCTGGGCAGCGTGCTGGCCGCCGCGACACTCCACCTGCTGGCCGTCCAGCAGCACCTGCTGCAGCTCGCCGTGGGTACGGCCGCTCTCCTGGGCATGTTCGCCTCCCAGGTGGTGCTGTCGGCGCCCCGGAGGGTGCGGCTGGAGCGCGGGCACCAGTATCTCATCCTGGCGGTCCAGGTGATGCTCACCTATCCGCCGATTCTGCTGCTCGGCACCGCCTGGGTGGGGCTGACCGGCTTTCTGGCCGGATCGCTGCTGCTGACGCTGCGCGCGCCGTGGTCATGGCTGGTCTCGGTGGTCGCCGTCGTGAGCACCATGGGCCTGACCACGGCGTGGAGCGAGATGGCGCTGCTCGACGTCGCCTACGTCGGCGTCTCCACGGTGATGATCGCAAGCCTCGTGTACGGCCTGACCGCGCTCACCGAGATGGTGCTGCGGCTGCGCAGCGCTCAGCAGGAGATCGCCCGGCTCGCCGTGGAGCAGGAGCGGCTGCGGTTCGCCCGCGATCTGCACGACCTGCTGGGGTACAGCCTCTCGGCGATCACCCTGCGCAGCGAGCTGACGCTTCGGCTGGTGGACCAGCACCCGGCGAGGGCGCGGGAGGAGCTGGCCACGGTGCTGGACATCTCCCGCCAGGCACTCGCCGACACCCGGCAGGTGGCCCGCAGCTACCGGCACATGTCGTTCTCCACCGAACTGGCTTCGGCCTGCTCGGTGTTCGGAGCCGCCGGCATCGACGTCGAGGTCGACTGCGGCCTGAGTGAGGTGCCCGACGCGGTCGGCACCGTACTGGCGACGGTGCTGCGCGAGGGAATCACCAACGTGCTGCGGCACAGCGTTGTGCAGCGCTGCCGTATCTCCGTCAGGAAGAGCGGTGAGGAGGCGGTGGTCCTCACGGTCGTCAACGACGGAGTGGCGGGCGACGGCGACCGGCCGTCCTCCCACGACGGCGGGAGCGGCATCGGCAATCTGTCCGCCAGGGTGTGCGCGGTGGGCGGCAGACTGAGCGCCGGCATCAAGGAGGACGGCTGCTTCCATCTGATGGCGGAGGTGCCGCTCCACTGCCGGGACAGCCGGTGGATGCTCAGGCCGCCGAAGGTCAGGACGCCGTCGCGCCCGAGTGTGGTGTGA
- a CDS encoding response regulator transcription factor → MIKVVLAEDMHMVRGALVALLNLEPDIRVVAEVGSGRDILPAVLRCDPHVAVLDIDLPGIDGLAAAAEVHAKQPSCRTLILTGLGRPGNLRRALEAQVSGFILKDAPPTQLADAIRRVSVGERVIDPQLALDAWAARENPLTARETEVLRMAADGAEAPDIAGRLYLTVGTVRNYLTTVVTKLGARNRVDAIRIAREQGWL, encoded by the coding sequence ATGATCAAAGTGGTCCTTGCCGAGGACATGCACATGGTGCGGGGTGCGTTAGTGGCTCTGCTCAATCTCGAACCTGACATACGAGTCGTCGCCGAGGTCGGCTCCGGCCGGGACATCCTGCCCGCCGTGCTCCGGTGCGACCCGCACGTGGCCGTGCTCGACATCGACCTGCCAGGCATCGACGGACTGGCCGCGGCGGCGGAGGTGCACGCCAAGCAGCCCTCCTGCCGCACCCTGATCCTCACCGGTCTCGGCCGCCCCGGGAATCTGCGCCGGGCGCTGGAGGCGCAGGTCTCGGGCTTCATCCTCAAGGACGCGCCGCCGACCCAGCTCGCCGACGCGATAAGACGGGTGTCCGTGGGGGAGCGGGTGATCGACCCGCAACTGGCCCTGGACGCATGGGCGGCACGCGAGAACCCGCTCACCGCCAGGGAGACCGAGGTGCTGCGGATGGCCGCGGACGGCGCCGAGGCCCCCGACATCGCGGGCCGGCTGTATCTGACGGTGGGTACCGTGCGGAACTACCTGACGACGGTCGTCACCAAACTCGGCGCGCGCAACCGGGTGGACGCCATCCGGATCGCCCGGGAACAGGGCTGGCTCTGA